The Breoghania sp. genome has a segment encoding these proteins:
- a CDS encoding ABC transporter substrate-binding protein, with product MKNTLLATGLAAAVVAASFAVPAAQAEDSIYVPLFTYRTGPYAGSGIPIANGMEDYLSMLNERDGGIGGVKIEFDECETGYNTQKGVECYETVKPKNPVILSPYSTGITLQVIPKASVDRIPVLSMAYGLSAAAIGKTFPWIFNAPDTYWDGASAIIKDIARREGGLEGLKGKKIGYIFLDAGYGREPIPLLESLSKQYGFEMTQYPVAGKEMQNQSSQWLNVRRDRPDYMIMWGWGAMNPTAVKEATKIRYPMDRFYGVWWSGGNDDAAAGGEAAKGYRTLNFNGVGKDYGVIQDIKKYVVDAGKSQVEPAKFADNLYNRGVYNAMLIAEAIRTAQEYSGKKMVTAEDVRNGLETLNLTEARIEEMGMTDFMAPLKMSCEDHNGHGPLYIVEWDGKDWKKASEWFTPMTDVVQPLLEAAAAEYVASNSPWPERDVPCAQ from the coding sequence ATGAAGAACACCTTGTTGGCCACAGGCCTCGCTGCGGCGGTCGTCGCCGCCAGCTTCGCCGTGCCGGCCGCACAGGCGGAAGACAGCATCTACGTTCCGCTGTTCACCTACCGCACCGGCCCCTATGCGGGCTCCGGCATTCCGATCGCCAACGGCATGGAGGACTATTTGTCCATGCTCAATGAGCGCGATGGCGGCATCGGTGGCGTGAAGATCGAATTCGATGAATGCGAGACCGGCTACAACACCCAGAAGGGGGTGGAGTGTTACGAGACGGTCAAGCCGAAGAACCCGGTGATCCTTTCGCCCTATTCCACCGGCATCACCCTCCAGGTGATCCCGAAGGCGTCCGTTGACCGCATCCCGGTTCTTTCGATGGCCTATGGCCTGTCGGCGGCGGCCATCGGCAAGACCTTTCCATGGATCTTCAACGCGCCGGATACCTATTGGGACGGCGCATCGGCCATCATCAAGGACATTGCGCGCCGCGAGGGTGGCCTTGAGGGGCTGAAGGGCAAGAAGATCGGTTACATCTTCCTCGATGCCGGTTATGGCCGCGAGCCGATCCCGCTGCTGGAGAGCCTTTCCAAGCAATACGGGTTCGAGATGACCCAGTATCCGGTCGCGGGCAAGGAAATGCAGAACCAGTCCTCGCAGTGGCTGAATGTGCGCCGTGACCGTCCCGACTACATGATCATGTGGGGCTGGGGCGCGATGAACCCGACCGCGGTCAAGGAAGCGACCAAGATCCGCTATCCGATGGATCGCTTCTACGGTGTGTGGTGGTCCGGCGGCAATGACGATGCGGCTGCCGGTGGCGAGGCCGCCAAGGGCTATCGCACCTTGAATTTCAACGGTGTCGGCAAGGACTACGGCGTCATTCAGGACATCAAGAAATATGTCGTCGACGCTGGCAAGAGCCAAGTCGAGCCCGCGAAATTCGCCGACAATCTCTACAACCGCGGCGTCTACAACGCGATGCTGATCGCGGAGGCGATCCGGACCGCTCAGGAATATTCCGGCAAGAAAATGGTGACGGCGGAGGACGTGCGTAACGGTCTTGAGACGCTGAACCTCACCGAAGCGCGCATCGAAGAAATGGGCATGACCGACTTCATGGCCCCGCTGAAGATGTCGTGCGAGGACCACAATGGTCACGGCCCGCTTTACATCGTGGAGTGGGACGGAAAGGACTGGAAGAAGGCCAGCGAATGGTTCACGCCGATGACCGACGTCGTCCAGCCTCTGCTGGAGGCTGCTGCGGCGGAATATGTCGCGTCCAACTCGCCCTGGCCGGAGCGGGATGTGCCTTGCGCCCAGTAA
- a CDS encoding ABC transporter ATP-binding protein, which translates to MTQHAPQAASEVAGDTILAVNNIEVIYDHVILVLKGVSLSVPKGGIVALLGANGAGKTTTLKAISNLLRAERGDVTKGNIRFHGEEVQALSPNQLVRRGCIQVMEGRHCFGHLTIEENLLTGAYTRRDGASAIRDDLDMVYTYFPRLKERRQSQAGYTSGGEQQMCAIGRALMSRPDMILLDEPSMGLAPQLVEEIFEIVKELNGTQGVSFLLAEQNTNVALKYATYGYILEAGRIVLDGDAKALRENEDVKEFYLGVGGEGRRSFRAVKHYKRRKRWLA; encoded by the coding sequence ATGACGCAGCACGCACCCCAAGCCGCCAGCGAAGTTGCTGGTGATACGATCCTCGCGGTCAACAATATCGAGGTGATCTACGATCACGTCATTCTCGTGCTCAAGGGCGTGTCCCTGAGTGTGCCCAAGGGGGGCATCGTGGCGCTTCTGGGCGCAAACGGCGCGGGCAAGACGACCACGCTGAAGGCGATCTCCAATCTTCTGCGCGCCGAGCGTGGCGACGTCACCAAGGGCAATATCCGCTTTCATGGCGAAGAGGTTCAGGCGCTGTCGCCCAACCAGCTGGTGCGGCGCGGCTGCATTCAGGTGATGGAGGGGCGTCATTGTTTCGGCCATCTGACGATCGAGGAAAACCTTCTGACCGGCGCTTATACGCGGCGGGATGGCGCGAGCGCGATCCGCGACGACCTGGACATGGTCTACACCTATTTCCCACGCCTGAAGGAGCGCCGCCAGAGCCAGGCGGGCTACACTTCCGGCGGCGAGCAGCAGATGTGCGCGATCGGGCGTGCGCTGATGTCCCGGCCCGACATGATCCTGCTGGACGAGCCGTCCATGGGGCTTGCACCTCAGCTCGTCGAAGAGATTTTCGAGATCGTGAAAGAGCTGAACGGCACACAGGGCGTGTCCTTCTTGTTGGCGGAGCAGAACACCAACGTGGCTCTGAAATACGCCACCTACGGCTATATTCTGGAAGCGGGCCGGATTGTGCTCGATGGCGATGCCAAGGCGTTGCGCGAGAACGAGGACGTGAAGGAATTCTATCTCGGCGTGGGCGGCGAGGGGCGTCGCTCCTTCCGGGCCGTGAAGCACTACAAGCGCCGCAAGCGCTGGCTGGCGTGA
- a CDS encoding ribonuclease T2, whose amino-acid sequence MLNRIYAALAALLIALPLAAQAEVAVEGRFVARLACPATQNIKAGTNPGNVMTQAERSYPVHAANRRDATHYRIEVEGAEPRLRWVAAGCGAHLVTGAASKDEAVVPRVSPLEPAGRSKSRPQPTWHEAGVPEYLLAITWAPAFCETHRSKPECRSQSPGRYDARHLSLHGLWPQPIGNFYCNVPAEQKSLDESGRYGALDPIPLKPETRRQLERVMPGTRSNLHRHEWIKHGSCFGNSDPDAYFRASIAMVDVINGSAVRDLLAANVGGQVTARSIRHAFDDAFGQGAGSRVAITCDRGMIRELRIELRGHADEHTPLADLIHAAEPVPEARSNCRSGRVDRAGFEG is encoded by the coding sequence ATGCTGAACCGGATTTATGCTGCATTGGCAGCCCTGCTGATCGCGCTTCCGCTTGCCGCACAAGCTGAGGTCGCGGTTGAGGGGCGCTTCGTCGCGCGTCTTGCCTGTCCCGCGACGCAGAACATCAAGGCCGGGACCAATCCAGGCAATGTGATGACGCAGGCAGAGCGCAGCTATCCGGTCCATGCGGCCAACCGGCGCGATGCGACCCATTACCGGATCGAGGTGGAGGGCGCGGAGCCGCGCCTGCGTTGGGTGGCGGCCGGATGTGGTGCGCATCTGGTAACGGGCGCCGCCAGTAAGGATGAGGCAGTCGTGCCGCGCGTGTCCCCGCTTGAGCCCGCAGGTCGGTCCAAGTCGCGTCCGCAACCGACATGGCATGAGGCCGGGGTGCCGGAATATCTGCTGGCGATCACCTGGGCGCCCGCTTTTTGCGAAACCCATCGTTCGAAGCCGGAATGCCGGAGCCAATCGCCCGGGCGTTACGATGCACGGCATCTGTCGCTGCACGGGCTGTGGCCACAACCGATCGGCAACTTCTATTGCAATGTGCCCGCAGAGCAGAAATCGCTCGATGAATCCGGGCGCTACGGTGCGCTCGATCCGATCCCGCTGAAGCCGGAGACCCGACGCCAGCTTGAGCGCGTCATGCCCGGCACGCGGTCAAACCTTCATCGCCATGAATGGATCAAACACGGAAGCTGTTTCGGCAACAGCGATCCTGACGCCTATTTCCGGGCCTCGATCGCCATGGTTGACGTAATCAACGGCTCCGCCGTGCGCGATCTTCTGGCGGCCAATGTGGGCGGGCAGGTCACGGCGCGCAGCATTCGCCACGCCTTTGATGACGCCTTTGGTCAGGGAGCGGGATCGCGGGTCGCCATCACCTGTGACAGGGGTATGATCCGGGAATTGCGGATCGAACTGCGCGGGCACGCGGACGAGCATACGCCCCTTGCCGATCTTATCCATGCCGCAGAGCCCGTGCCGGAGGCGCGTAGCAATTGCCGAAGCGGGCGGGTCGACCGGGCTGGATTCGAAGGCTGA
- a CDS encoding AMP-binding protein, producing the protein MNEKFDTRETRDPQEREGELFRRLPGFLAKAVSAAPGLAAHLENIDPTQITSREALARLPVLRKPQLMAAQKAMPPFGGFAALGRAPERVFLSPGPVWEPQGAGADPWGAARALYAAGFRPGDIVHNSLAYHMTPGGFILDLGARALGCTVFPAGAGMTEMQAQAAAALRPRGWCGTPDYLKAILEKADELGLDCSSIKVAQVSGGALFPSLREDYAARGVAVTQCYATADLGVIAYESEAQQGLILNEDFILEIVRPGTNDPVPDGEVGEIVVTSFNASYPLVRFGTGDMTKVVGGQSPCGRTNTLIAGWMGRADQRTKVKGMFVDPEQVADVMKRHPEVARARLVVSRADEQDVMSLKIEVPPGADGLPDAVAATLREVTKLGGTVEAVAPGSLPNDGKVIEDARDYG; encoded by the coding sequence ATGAATGAGAAATTTGATACGCGCGAAACGCGCGATCCGCAGGAACGCGAGGGAGAGCTTTTCCGGCGGTTGCCGGGCTTTCTTGCAAAGGCGGTTTCCGCCGCGCCGGGCCTTGCCGCGCATCTGGAGAACATCGATCCGACGCAGATTACCTCGCGCGAGGCTCTCGCCCGCTTGCCGGTGCTGCGCAAGCCCCAGTTGATGGCGGCCCAGAAGGCAATGCCGCCCTTTGGCGGGTTCGCGGCGTTGGGACGTGCTCCGGAGCGGGTGTTTCTGTCTCCGGGCCCGGTCTGGGAACCGCAAGGCGCAGGCGCCGATCCCTGGGGGGCGGCGCGCGCGCTTTATGCGGCGGGGTTTCGGCCCGGCGACATCGTGCACAACTCCCTAGCTTATCACATGACGCCGGGTGGCTTTATCCTCGATCTTGGAGCGCGGGCCTTGGGCTGCACAGTCTTTCCCGCCGGTGCGGGCATGACGGAAATGCAGGCGCAAGCCGCCGCGGCGCTTCGTCCACGCGGCTGGTGCGGTACGCCGGACTACCTGAAGGCGATCCTTGAAAAAGCCGATGAGCTCGGCCTCGACTGCTCCTCGATCAAGGTGGCGCAGGTCTCCGGCGGAGCTCTGTTTCCCTCGCTCCGCGAGGACTATGCCGCGCGCGGCGTCGCGGTCACCCAGTGCTATGCGACCGCCGATCTCGGCGTCATCGCCTATGAGAGCGAGGCGCAACAGGGCCTCATTCTCAACGAGGATTTCATTCTGGAAATCGTGCGCCCAGGCACCAACGATCCGGTGCCGGATGGCGAGGTGGGCGAGATCGTCGTGACCTCGTTCAATGCGTCCTATCCGCTGGTGCGTTTTGGCACGGGCGACATGACGAAAGTGGTTGGCGGCCAATCGCCGTGTGGCCGCACGAACACCCTGATAGCGGGCTGGATGGGGCGGGCCGATCAGCGCACCAAGGTGAAGGGCATGTTCGTCGATCCCGAGCAGGTGGCGGACGTGATGAAGCGTCACCCGGAGGTTGCCCGGGCGCGGCTTGTGGTCTCGCGCGCCGATGAACAGGATGTCATGAGCCTGAAGATCGAGGTGCCGCCGGGGGCGGATGGTCTGCCGGATGCGGTGGCCGCCACCTTGCGTGAGGTGACGAAGCTCGGGGGAACCGTGGAAGCGGTCGCGCCGGGCTCACTCCCCAATGACGGCAAGGTGATCGAGGACGCGCGCGATTACGGCTGA
- a CDS encoding PAS domain S-box protein: protein MAKARSGPDPIDGAAHLASLQDLPMPATLLTADGVMLEANPAYCEAFGLEHEQIIGRSIFERANEETERLTRDYFGRLSPSQPNVTSRPVLQVLHHRERRRIWQLNGVFDADGALEKILILFWDVTEEYRYNETLEDLIRITNDRSLDTDEVVEGILQIGHAYFRMTAGVISRCGPEGVTAEFQVRHDISPIGATVPLEYSYTSITHSRGSIVAIQDIFKTPYADAPFRKRLNMRSFLSAEIHVDGKLYGALSFASPEARDAPFKDEDIQLIRILVQWLSYALMRRRRIAELRGSEEKYRFIYQNSPIMMHTVDADMRITDVNKTWTDTLGYSREEVIGRPIADYLTDASKADLPDNIFDLIENPFVDVPFTTVRADGTLVEVEASTLVGSSSFPFTVLAVINNVTDRNRALRSLARLNEGLHRTNEGLKRFNAIAAHDLQEPLRKIRLFGDVLTESLSGIEDENVRNPLTVIKRSSDRLTKLVNDLQTYTRETQRGVKRLPVDLNRLVSDTLTSIVPPIEAEIEISALPQVTGDPKSLSSLFHHLLGFALSGTQGESPRGLRIESRPLKQGSALLTITDNGSRLPGTQGDRIFEPFARRSPSHASADPVASEVGIGLAIAKSIVEGHGWQITASANPDGAGTMFTIEIPAHQIIHRHIPAPAIVTDEADGRAQP, encoded by the coding sequence GTGGCAAAGGCAAGATCCGGTCCCGACCCGATCGACGGCGCTGCGCACTTGGCGTCGCTGCAGGATCTGCCCATGCCCGCAACCTTGTTGACAGCGGATGGCGTCATGCTGGAGGCCAATCCGGCCTATTGCGAGGCGTTCGGACTGGAGCATGAGCAGATCATCGGGCGCTCCATCTTTGAACGGGCCAACGAAGAAACAGAGCGGCTGACCCGAGACTACTTTGGCCGCCTCTCCCCGTCGCAGCCGAACGTGACCTCGCGACCGGTCCTGCAGGTCCTGCATCACCGCGAAAGGCGGCGCATCTGGCAGTTGAACGGGGTTTTCGATGCGGATGGCGCGTTGGAGAAGATCCTGATCCTGTTCTGGGATGTCACCGAGGAGTATCGCTACAACGAAACGCTGGAAGACTTGATCCGCATCACCAACGACCGCTCGCTCGACACCGACGAGGTCGTGGAGGGTATTCTGCAGATTGGCCACGCCTATTTTCGCATGACTGCCGGCGTCATCAGCCGCTGCGGCCCGGAAGGGGTGACCGCCGAATTCCAGGTCCGCCATGACATCTCGCCCATCGGCGCGACCGTACCGCTCGAATACTCCTACACCTCCATCACCCATTCGCGCGGCAGCATCGTTGCCATCCAGGATATCTTCAAGACCCCCTATGCGGACGCCCCCTTCCGCAAACGGCTCAACATGCGAAGCTTCCTGAGTGCGGAAATCCATGTCGACGGGAAACTCTACGGGGCGCTCAGTTTCGCATCGCCGGAGGCGCGCGACGCCCCCTTCAAGGACGAAGACATCCAGCTGATCCGCATTCTGGTGCAGTGGCTGTCCTACGCGCTCATGCGGCGGCGCAGGATTGCGGAGCTGCGGGGGAGCGAGGAAAAGTACCGCTTCATCTATCAGAACTCGCCGATCATGATGCACACCGTCGATGCCGATATGCGGATCACCGACGTCAACAAGACCTGGACGGATACGCTGGGCTATTCGCGCGAGGAGGTGATCGGTCGGCCGATCGCCGACTACCTGACGGATGCAAGCAAGGCAGACCTTCCCGACAACATATTCGACCTGATCGAAAATCCCTTTGTCGATGTTCCCTTCACCACGGTGCGCGCCGACGGAACACTGGTGGAGGTGGAGGCGTCCACGCTGGTGGGATCCAGCAGTTTTCCCTTCACCGTGCTCGCCGTGATCAACAATGTCACCGACCGCAATCGCGCCCTGCGTTCGCTTGCCAGGCTCAACGAGGGGCTGCATCGCACCAACGAGGGACTGAAGCGCTTCAACGCCATCGCCGCCCACGACCTTCAGGAACCCTTGCGCAAGATCCGCCTGTTCGGCGATGTCCTCACCGAATCCCTTTCCGGGATAGAAGACGAGAACGTGCGCAATCCGCTGACAGTCATCAAGCGATCCTCCGACCGCCTGACCAAGCTCGTCAACGACCTCCAGACCTACACCCGCGAGACCCAGCGCGGCGTCAAGCGCCTGCCCGTCGACCTGAACCGGCTGGTGAGCGATACCCTGACCTCCATCGTGCCGCCGATCGAGGCGGAGATCGAGATTTCGGCTCTGCCCCAGGTGACCGGCGACCCGAAGTCGCTGTCCAGCCTCTTCCATCACCTTTTGGGATTCGCGCTGTCCGGCACGCAAGGTGAAAGCCCGCGCGGCCTGCGCATCGAGAGCCGCCCCCTGAAGCAGGGCTCCGCTCTGCTCACCATCACCGACAACGGGTCAAGGCTGCCCGGCACGCAGGGCGATCGCATCTTTGAACCCTTTGCCCGCCGCAGTCCCTCGCACGCAAGCGCGGACCCGGTCGCCAGCGAGGTCGGCATTGGCCTTGCCATCGCAAAGTCGATCGTGGAGGGGCATGGCTGGCAAATAACGGCATCGGCAAACCCGGATGGCGCGGGAACGATGTTCACCATCGAGATACCCGCCCACCAGATCATCCACCGTCACATCCCCGCCCCGGCCATCGTCACCGATGAGGCGGACGGGCGCGCTCAGCCGTAA
- a CDS encoding ATP-binding protein — MIDAVAVGRVIAEELRYRNALEDLMRISNDVGKSQEERARMILSVGVKYFDADLAGITRLEGDLANPLVLNFHLDHLRERHPFPREKSYVDLVLRAGPVVAIHDIRETEYVNYPFYENLPLQSTIASEVYVGDRFYGIINFGTLKARTEPFSDKQIQFCRLIARWIGYTLEKHFFYVGLQVSAERYHRIFEHAPIMMAVVDKQGRLLDVNAAWLQRLGYNLREVIGRNLADFVTPQSREALDAEPLDRQPLTIATQNLDFITRDGVILATQLSSLAVSAEDLPILCVWVDMSERNRLREEMNAANRAIMRANEDLKRFNTVAAHDLQEPLRKIRLYGDQLAKHLPEDCDPETGHALEVITRAAERLSRLVRDLLAFSRESERGYASDPVDLNPLIEEVLGDMALLIRETEANVKIAPLPKVNGDAVPLQRVFHNLILNALKYRHPERPPEVEVFARKCKQGNCELVVRDNGIGLPEGAQEEIFEPFVRLHASRTTGTGIGLALVRSIVEGHGWKVIAHARDDQPGTDFVIQTNTAAAAGQNPDDVPSPRNDKRS, encoded by the coding sequence TTGATTGACGCGGTTGCAGTCGGCCGTGTCATCGCGGAAGAGTTGCGCTACCGAAATGCGCTGGAAGACCTGATGCGCATCTCGAACGACGTCGGAAAGAGCCAGGAGGAGCGTGCCCGCATGATCCTGTCTGTGGGCGTGAAGTATTTCGACGCCGACCTCGCCGGCATCACGCGGCTGGAGGGCGATCTGGCCAATCCTCTGGTGCTCAACTTCCATCTCGATCACCTGCGCGAACGCCACCCCTTCCCGCGCGAAAAATCCTATGTCGATCTGGTCCTGCGGGCCGGGCCAGTGGTGGCCATTCACGACATCCGCGAGACCGAATACGTCAATTACCCCTTCTACGAGAACCTGCCGCTCCAAAGCACCATCGCTTCCGAGGTCTATGTCGGCGACCGCTTCTACGGGATCATCAATTTCGGCACGCTGAAAGCGCGCACGGAGCCCTTTTCCGACAAACAGATCCAGTTCTGCCGGCTGATCGCCCGCTGGATCGGCTACACGCTGGAAAAGCACTTCTTCTATGTCGGGCTTCAGGTGAGCGCGGAACGCTATCACCGGATCTTCGAGCACGCGCCGATCATGATGGCGGTCGTGGACAAGCAGGGGCGGCTGCTTGACGTCAATGCAGCCTGGCTGCAGCGGCTCGGCTACAATCTGCGCGAGGTGATCGGGCGCAACCTGGCCGACTTCGTCACACCGCAATCGCGTGAGGCTCTTGACGCCGAACCGCTCGACCGCCAACCGCTGACGATTGCCACCCAGAATCTCGACTTCATCACCCGCGACGGCGTCATCTTGGCCACCCAGCTCTCCTCACTGGCCGTTTCCGCAGAGGATTTGCCGATCCTGTGCGTCTGGGTGGACATGAGCGAACGCAACCGCTTGCGCGAAGAAATGAACGCCGCCAACCGCGCCATCATGCGCGCCAACGAGGACCTCAAGCGTTTCAACACCGTTGCCGCCCATGATCTGCAAGAGCCGCTGCGCAAGATACGCCTCTATGGCGATCAGCTCGCAAAACACCTGCCGGAAGACTGCGATCCGGAAACCGGCCATGCCCTTGAAGTGATCACGCGTGCGGCCGAGCGGCTGTCCAGGCTGGTACGCGATCTGCTGGCGTTCTCACGCGAAAGCGAGCGCGGCTATGCGAGCGACCCGGTCGACCTCAACCCGCTGATTGAGGAAGTGCTTGGCGACATGGCCCTCTTGATCCGCGAGACCGAGGCAAACGTGAAGATTGCCCCCCTGCCGAAGGTCAACGGCGATGCGGTGCCACTCCAGCGGGTCTTCCATAACCTCATTCTTAACGCCCTGAAATACCGCCATCCCGAACGCCCGCCCGAGGTCGAGGTGTTCGCCCGCAAGTGCAAACAGGGCAATTGCGAGCTCGTCGTGCGCGACAACGGCATCGGACTGCCGGAAGGCGCGCAAGAGGAGATCTTCGAACCCTTCGTGCGCCTTCATGCCTCCCGAACGACGGGAACAGGCATCGGGCTGGCGCTGGTGCGTTCCATTGTCGAGGGTCACGGCTGGAAGGTCATCGCACACGCGCGCGACGATCAACCGGGCACCGATTTCGTCATCCAGACGAATACGGCGGCAGCCGCCGGGCAAAATCCGGATGACGTCCCCTCCCCCAGAAACGACAAGAGGTCCTGA
- a CDS encoding response regulator has product MGTASDKKEHADPLVDARVLLVEDDPDDILVIKRSLRDAPIRLELKVCEDGREAFEYLEQAAADENAPPDLIILDLNMPVVDGTTFLHKLRAHGRLHSVPVCVLTTATDEETIRRAYESGANAVVSKVDTLEGMSAILNTIVEFWFSTARRYYLD; this is encoded by the coding sequence ATGGGTACCGCGTCGGACAAGAAAGAACATGCAGATCCGCTGGTGGATGCGCGTGTCTTGCTGGTCGAAGATGACCCCGACGATATTCTGGTCATAAAGCGCTCCCTGCGGGATGCGCCGATCCGACTGGAGTTGAAAGTCTGCGAGGATGGCCGCGAGGCCTTCGAGTATCTGGAACAGGCTGCAGCTGACGAGAACGCCCCACCGGATCTGATCATCCTTGATCTGAACATGCCGGTGGTGGACGGCACGACCTTCCTGCACAAGCTGCGCGCGCATGGACGGCTGCATTCGGTGCCCGTCTGTGTGCTGACCACGGCGACAGACGAGGAAACCATTCGTCGCGCCTATGAAAGCGGGGCCAATGCGGTGGTGTCCAAGGTCGACACGCTGGAAGGCATGAGCGCGATCCTCAACACCATCGTGGAGTTCTGGTTCTCCACTGCCCGGCGCTATTACCTGGATTAA